Proteins encoded within one genomic window of Rhododendron vialii isolate Sample 1 chromosome 1a, ASM3025357v1:
- the LOC131316010 gene encoding EIN3-binding F-box protein 1-like produces MPALVNYSGDDEFHSGGSIYSMDSSRLCSISSHLDMYCPPSKRARICSAYASSYNIFEEEKTSIDLLPNECLFEILRRLPGGQARSASACVSKRWLMLLGSVRNSERSEVNEPSNEADMVCSNEGMEAESHGYLTRCLEGKKATDTRLAAIAVGTSNRGGLGKLSIRGTNSTRGVTNIGISAIARGCPSLKVLSLWNVPSVGDEGLVEIAKECHLLEKLDITKCPLVSNKGLVAIAQKSPNLTSLTIESCPNISNEGLQAIARCCPKLQSISIRDCPFVGDQGVASLLSSASSTLMKVKLQALSITDFSLAVIGHYGKAITSLTLSGLRNVSEKGFWVMGNAQGLENLITLSISSCRGTTDVSLEAIGKGCAKLKHMCLTKCCFVSDGGMVAFAKVAGSLESLQLEECNRITQFGILGALSNCRSKLKSLSLVKCLGIRDLPMETSSLSPCDSLRCLSIKSCPGFGNTSFAMVGKLCPKLQYIDLSGFCGINDSGLLPLVEGCVSGLVKVNLSGCSNLTDEVVSAIARLHGGTLEVLNLDGCMKVTDKSLSEVVSNCLVLNDLDVAKCSITDSGIAALACGDQLNLQILSLSGCSKVSDRSLPSLLKLGRTLVGLNLQHCNSISTSMVELLMENLWKCDILS; encoded by the exons ATGCCTGCTCTCGTCAATTATAGCG GGGACGATGAATTCCACTCTGGAGGGTCCATTTATTCGATGGATTCGAGCCGCCTGTGCAGCATCAGTTCTCATCTGGACATGTATTGCCCTCCCAGCAAGCGGGCTCGAATCTGTTCCGCTTATGCTTCCTCATATAACATCTTTGAGGAGGAAAAAACATCCATCGATCTTCTTCCCAACGAATGCCTCTTTGAAATTCTCAGACGCCTCCCTGGAGGCCAAGCTAGGAGTGCCTCAGCCTGTGTATCCAAGCGTTGGCTCATGCTCTTGGGTAGTGTTCGGAATTCGGAGAGGAGCGAAGTAAACGAGCCATCAAATGAAGCTGATATGGTATGTAGTAATGAAGGTATGGAAGCTGAGAGTCATGGTTACCTCACAAGGTGTTTGGAAGGGAAGAAAGCAACCGATACCAGACTTGCTGCAATTGCCGTCGGAACTTCCAACCGTGGGGGTCTCGGGAAGCTTTCAATAAGGGGAACCAACTCTACTCGTGGAGTCACCAATATTGGTATTTCGGCTATTGCCCGTGGTTGCCCTTCTTTGAAGGTCCTTTCTCTGTGGAATGTCCCATCTGTTGGGGATGAAGGTTTAGTGGAGATAGCCAAGGAATGCCACTTGTTGGAGAAACTAGACATCACGAAATGTCCTCTTGTTTCCAACAAGGGATTGGTTGCAATCGCACAGAAATCCCCCAATTTGACCTCTTTAACGATCGAATCATGCCCCAATATCAGCAATGAAGGGTTGCAAGCTATTGCCCGGTGCTGCCCGAAGCTGCAGTCCATTTCCATCAGAGACTGCCCTTTTGTTGGGGATCAAGGAGTTGCAAGCCTCCTATCATCTGCCTCTTCTACCTTGATGAAAGTAAAGCTTCAGGCCTTAAGCATCACAGATTTCTCGCTGGCTGTAATTGGGCATTATGGAAAGGCTATTACCAGTCTCACCCTTAGCGGGCTTAGAAACGTGAGCGAAAAGGGCTTCTGGGTCATGGGTAATGCTCAGGGTTTGGAGAACTTGATCACCCTGTCAATTTCTTCTTGTCGAGGTACGACGGACGTGAGTCTTGAGGCTATAGGGAAAGGCTGtgctaaattgaaacatatgtGCCTAACAAAGTGTTGCTTTGTGTCTGATGGCGGGATGGTAGCTTTTGCAAAAGTTGCTGGATCTCTTGAAAGCTTGCAGTTGGAGGAGTGCAACCGGATCACCCAGTTTGGGATTTTGGGCGCACTCTCCAATTGCAGATCGAAATTGAAGTCCCTTTCCCTTGTAAAATGCTTGGGAATCAGGGATCTACCCATGGAaacgtcctctctctctccatgtgaTTCTCTCCGATGTTTGTCCATTAAAAGCTGCCCTGGTTTTGGTAACACTAGTTTTGCTATGGTTGGAAAGTTATGCCCAAAGCTACAATACATTGATCTGAGTGGATTTTGTGGAATAAATGATTCTGGGCTTCTTCCACTTGTGGAGGGGTGTGTTTCTGGACTTGTTAAGGTGAATCTATCTGGTTGTTCTAATTTGACAGATGAGGTGGTTTCTGCCATTGCTAGGCTTCATGGCGGAACCCTAGAAGTTCTGAATCTTGATGGTTGCATGAAGGTTACCGATAAAAGCCTTTCTGAAGTTGTGAGCAACTGCTTGGTACTAAATGATCTTGACGTGGCGAAGTGTTCTATCACTGATTCTGGAATTGCTGCGTTGGCTTGTGGGGACCAGCTGAATTTGCAGATCCTTTCTCTTTCCGGTTGCTCTAAGGTATCTGACCGGAGTCTGCCTTCCCTTCTAAAATTGGGCAGGACTCTGGTGGGATTAAATCTCCAACACTGCAATTCAATCAGCACCAGCATGGTTGAGTTGCTTATGGAGAACTTGTGGAAATGCGATATCTTATCCTAG
- the LOC131316068 gene encoding uncharacterized protein LOC131316068, giving the protein MRKQFYNMLDGPWILFVHVAMKVRSSVKKMCEFCRTVKRRGRVYVLCTVNPKHKQRQGMSTFACESPLPPTSSETSANQETSLIYSFRAGLPSLIQKNNEPSVMFGRRMGLASLLFNQGSKH; this is encoded by the exons ATGCGCAAGCAATTTTATAACATGCTAGATGGACCGTGGATCTTGTTTGTACATG TTGCTATGAAGGTGCGTTCATCTGTGAAGAAGATGTGTGAGTTCTGTAGGACAGTGAAACGTCGTGGGCGGGTATATGTACTGTGCACAGTCAACCCCAAGCACAAACAACGACAAGGCATGTCAACATTTGCGTGTGAAAGCCCACTGCCTCCAAC GTCCTCAGAGACAAGTGCCAATCAGGAGACTTCACTTATCTACAGCTTCAGAGCTGGTCTTCCTTCTCTTATACAGAAAAATAATGAACCTTCTGTTATGTTTGGGCGGAGAATGGGCCTGGcttctcttttattcaatcaGGGCAGTAAGCATTAG
- the LOC131316053 gene encoding uncharacterized protein LOC131316053, with product MAVLRFLFALSFLLSTSALTQATDVHYCDKKGDYDVKVSGVEISPYPIVKGKPATFSISASAGKAVSSGKLVIDVSYFGFHIYSETDDICGKTSCPISSGDFIISHSQVLPGFTPPGTYTLKMTMLEDGSNDQLTCITFDFSVGFFPFEAIAYN from the exons ATGGCGGTGCTTCGGTTCCTGTTCGCTCTTTCCTTCCTCCTATCGACGTCGGCTTTGACTCAGGCCACCGACGTTCATTACTGCG ATAAGAAAGGGGACTATGATGTTAAAGTAAGTGGAGTTGAGATATCTCCTTATCCTATAGTTAAAGGCAAGCCGGCCACCTTCAGTATTTCTGCATCTGCAG GTAAAGCAGTCTCCAGCGGAAAACTAGTGATTGATGTTTCTTACTTTGGATTCCACATCTACAGTGAGACTGATGACATCTGTGGAAAGACATCTTGCCCCATTTCTTCTGGTGATTTTATTATTTCTCACTCCCAGGTTTTACCTGGGTTCACTCCACCG GGTACATACACTCTTAAAATGACGATGTTGGAAGACGGAAGCAACGATCAGTTGACATGCATAACCTTTGATTTCAGCGTCGGGTTTTTCCCATTTGAGGCTATAGCTTATAATTAA
- the LOC131316034 gene encoding uncharacterized protein LOC131316034 isoform X1 — protein MILNTSFTAWINRFINCARGCFGCCIKPTPITAVDEPSKGLRIQGQTVKKPSASDDFWSTSTYEMDNSTVQSQKSMSSISISNQSLSHSFGTGSTSNHSEFVNHGLLLWNQTRLQWSGNRKTDNHRPFRKPRLSWDGPCENMLGSNERCPQPIPLPEMVEFLADMWEQEGLYQ, from the exons atgattttgAACACTTCATTCACCGCTTGGATCAATCGCTTTATCAATTGCGCTAG AGGTTGTTTTGGATGCTGTATCAAACCCACGCCAATTACTGCTGTGGACGAGCCCTCAAAGGGACTCAGAATCCAAGGGCAGACAGTAAAGAAACCCAGTGCATCTGACGATTTTTGGAGCACAAGCACATATGAGATGGATAATAGCACAGTTCAATCTCAGAAAAGCATGTCATCTATCAGTATATCGAACCAGAGCCTGAGTCACAGTTTCGGCACCGGCAGCACTAGCAACCATTCTGAATTTGTAAACCATG GTCTTCTTCTCTGGAACCAGACCAGGCTTCAGTGGAGTGGAAATAGAAAAACTGACAACCATAGACCATTCCGCAAACCCAGATTAAG CTGGGATGGGCCTTGTGAGAACATGCTAGGGTCCAACGAACGATGTCCTCAACCAATCCCTCTACCC GAAATGGTAGAATTTCTAGCAGACATGTGGGAGCAGGAGGGTTTGTACCAGTGA
- the LOC131316034 gene encoding uncharacterized protein LOC131316034 isoform X2 — MDNSTVQSQKSMSSISISNQSLSHSFGTGSTSNHSEFVNHGLLLWNQTRLQWSGNRKTDNHRPFRKPRLSWDGPCENMLGSNERCPQPIPLPEMVEFLADMWEQEGLYQ; from the exons ATGGATAATAGCACAGTTCAATCTCAGAAAAGCATGTCATCTATCAGTATATCGAACCAGAGCCTGAGTCACAGTTTCGGCACCGGCAGCACTAGCAACCATTCTGAATTTGTAAACCATG GTCTTCTTCTCTGGAACCAGACCAGGCTTCAGTGGAGTGGAAATAGAAAAACTGACAACCATAGACCATTCCGCAAACCCAGATTAAG CTGGGATGGGCCTTGTGAGAACATGCTAGGGTCCAACGAACGATGTCCTCAACCAATCCCTCTACCC GAAATGGTAGAATTTCTAGCAGACATGTGGGAGCAGGAGGGTTTGTACCAGTGA